In Marinitoga sp. 38H-ov, the DNA window TATAGTAATAGCAGTAATGGATAAATATTTTCCAGAATATGAAAAGATATATAAAAACATATTCTCAGAAGGATCAATAGAATTATTAAAAAAATATCAGAAGAAATAATAGAAGTAGGAATAGAAGAAATAGAAAAAGTATTAAAAGAATCAACAAATAGTATGGATTGGAAAAAAAGAGCGAAAATCAAATTAAGATTATTATTAGGAGAAATAGAGTTTTTAACGAGTCAAATAGAAGAGTTAGAAAAAGAAATAGAAAAATTAGTAGAAGAAACAGAAGTAGGAGAGTATATAAAAAGCGTACCAGGAATAGGAACAATAATAACAGCAATAATGTTAGGTGAAATAGGAGATATAAACAGATTTAGAAGCTGGAAAGAAATAAGGAAATTAGCTGGATTAAATCTGTACGAAATAAGTTCTGGGGAGCATACAGGAAAAACACAAATAACAAGAAGAGGAAGACCGTTATTAAGAAAGATAATATATCTAATGGCGCAAACAACATTAAAACACAATCCTGAAATGAAAATAAAATATAAACAGTTAAGGAAAAGAGAAAAGAATTCATTAAAAGTAACGCAAGCATTAATAGCAATAGGATTAAAAATGATAAGAATAATATT includes these proteins:
- a CDS encoding transposase; the encoded protein is MDWKKRAKIKLRLLLGEIEFLTSQIEELEKEIEKLVEETEVGEYIKSVPGIGTIITAIMLGEIGDINRFRSWKEIRKLAGLNLYEISSGEHTGKTQITRRGRPLLRKIIYLMAQTTLKHNPEMKIKYKQLRKREKNSLKVTQALIAIGLKMIRIIFKLAKSKTKYNAEKVYV